A part of Marinobacter psychrophilus genomic DNA contains:
- a CDS encoding DNA translocase FtsK — MAASAKAKDTSAQPLTDKQLRFRKLLSQGAREGAVIALIALAIYLCMALFSFHANDAGWASVGHDAQVLNHAGRSGAWLASLLRNFFGYVAWLFPAMVAGYALLLIRLRNRSQDVHWPLLIVRFGGFILILLSATSLLSLYSLFGLGESSGGVMGIAVADAMVQFFNLPATTLVLIAIFLFALTVTTGLSWFWLMDQLGGIALRAIARIQDWFKGRNSAREDAEEAADDYQPPLLNYRVEGKSSNQFDAEIRADRASKRVRWWQRIPGLGGRGQSETEGSDDSEDWLDLSADSDDEPARIESFSAHDESAGGNDSDFELSKSATASRLPARTSAAPSANSTPQGGSQGTGRSFKIAPFKKDDQGKPGGSNGAGKQSSLLEDIESPIPPISLLDPPEEQQEKGYTEESLQHMSRLLEEKLADFGVTVEVVEVNPGPVITRFEIKPAAGVKVSKISNLAKDLARSLAVLSVRVVEVIPGKSVVGIEIPNEYRQMVRLSEVLSSRVFTESTSALTMALGNDIGGNPIVANLAKMPHLLVAGTTGSGKSVGVNAMLLSMLLKAGPEDVRFIMVDPKMLELSIYDGIPHLLSPVVTDMKEAANALRWCVAEMERRYRLLATLGVRNLAGYNRKVKEAAEAGEPLRDPFWKPDEYLDNDEQQRPELEPLPSIVVVIDEFADMIMIVGKKVEELIARIAQKARAAGIHLILATQRPSVDVITGLIKANIPTRISFQVSSKIDSRTVLDQGGAEQLLGHGDMLYLPPGSGLPVRVHGAFVDDDEVHRVVSAWKARGAPVYIDDVLNGAEGENLPGVPSLNDDDSETDTLFDEAVAFVTEGRRVSISSVQRKLKIGYNRAANLVEAMEASGVVSSAGHNGAREVLAPPPPRN; from the coding sequence ATGGCCGCAAGCGCAAAAGCAAAAGACACATCGGCCCAGCCGTTGACTGATAAACAGCTGCGTTTTCGCAAGCTGTTGTCCCAAGGCGCCCGCGAGGGCGCTGTTATTGCGCTAATTGCCCTGGCAATTTATTTGTGCATGGCGCTGTTCAGCTTCCACGCCAATGACGCCGGTTGGGCCAGTGTGGGGCATGATGCCCAGGTGCTGAATCACGCCGGCCGCAGTGGTGCCTGGTTGGCCAGCCTGCTGCGTAATTTCTTCGGCTACGTGGCATGGCTTTTTCCAGCCATGGTTGCAGGCTACGCGTTGCTGCTGATCCGCCTTCGCAATCGATCCCAAGACGTCCACTGGCCGCTGTTAATCGTGCGTTTTGGCGGGTTTATTCTGATTCTTCTGTCGGCAACCAGTCTGTTGTCGCTGTATTCTCTTTTCGGTCTGGGTGAATCTTCCGGCGGCGTGATGGGTATAGCGGTAGCCGATGCTATGGTGCAGTTTTTTAACCTGCCAGCCACCACTTTAGTATTGATTGCCATATTTTTGTTTGCTCTAACCGTTACCACTGGGCTTTCCTGGTTCTGGCTGATGGACCAGTTGGGCGGCATCGCTCTGAGAGCAATCGCCCGGATACAAGATTGGTTTAAAGGTCGCAATTCGGCCCGGGAAGACGCTGAAGAAGCCGCCGACGATTATCAGCCACCGCTTTTAAACTATAGGGTTGAAGGCAAGTCTTCAAACCAGTTTGATGCCGAGATTCGCGCGGACAGAGCGAGTAAACGAGTGCGTTGGTGGCAGCGCATTCCCGGGCTTGGCGGCCGTGGCCAATCCGAAACGGAGGGCAGCGATGACTCCGAGGACTGGCTTGACTTGAGCGCCGATTCGGACGACGAGCCGGCGCGTATTGAAAGTTTCAGTGCCCATGATGAGAGCGCCGGCGGCAACGACAGCGATTTCGAACTTAGTAAATCCGCAACTGCATCGCGATTACCAGCGCGTACATCTGCAGCGCCTTCCGCTAACAGCACGCCTCAAGGTGGCTCCCAAGGCACCGGCCGTTCATTCAAAATCGCGCCGTTTAAAAAAGACGATCAGGGCAAGCCCGGTGGCAGTAATGGAGCCGGCAAGCAATCTTCGCTGCTGGAAGATATCGAGAGCCCGATTCCACCTATCTCGCTGTTAGACCCGCCAGAGGAGCAGCAGGAAAAAGGCTACACCGAAGAATCCCTGCAACATATGTCGCGGCTGTTGGAAGAAAAACTGGCTGACTTTGGGGTCACTGTCGAAGTAGTCGAGGTGAATCCCGGCCCGGTGATTACCCGTTTCGAGATTAAGCCGGCGGCGGGCGTTAAGGTCAGCAAAATTTCCAACCTGGCGAAAGACCTGGCGCGTTCGCTAGCGGTGCTGAGTGTACGGGTGGTTGAAGTGATCCCCGGAAAATCTGTGGTAGGCATTGAAATTCCCAATGAATACCGTCAGATGGTGCGGCTGAGTGAAGTATTGAGTTCGCGGGTATTTACCGAATCTACCTCTGCGCTGACCATGGCTCTGGGCAACGACATTGGCGGCAACCCCATAGTGGCCAACCTTGCGAAAATGCCCCACCTGCTGGTGGCAGGTACCACCGGTTCCGGTAAATCGGTCGGGGTGAACGCCATGCTGCTGAGCATGTTGCTGAAGGCCGGGCCGGAAGACGTGCGCTTTATTATGGTAGATCCGAAGATGCTGGAACTGAGCATCTACGACGGCATTCCCCACCTGCTGTCGCCGGTGGTTACAGACATGAAAGAAGCCGCCAATGCACTGCGCTGGTGTGTGGCTGAAATGGAACGGCGTTATCGCCTTCTAGCCACCTTGGGCGTGCGTAACCTGGCCGGTTATAACCGTAAGGTAAAAGAAGCGGCGGAGGCCGGTGAGCCCTTGCGAGACCCATTCTGGAAGCCCGACGAATACTTGGATAACGACGAGCAGCAACGGCCGGAACTGGAACCATTGCCTTCTATTGTGGTGGTGATAGACGAATTTGCCGACATGATCATGATTGTTGGTAAAAAAGTGGAAGAGCTTATTGCGCGAATTGCCCAAAAAGCTCGCGCCGCCGGTATCCACCTGATTCTGGCTACTCAGCGGCCGTCGGTGGATGTCATTACCGGTTTGATAAAGGCCAACATTCCCACCCGTATCTCGTTTCAGGTGTCGTCAAAAATTGACTCCCGTACCGTGCTCGACCAAGGCGGTGCGGAGCAGCTGTTAGGCCACGGCGATATGCTGTACTTGCCACCGGGATCTGGCTTGCCTGTGCGGGTACACGGCGCCTTTGTCGACGACGATGAAGTGCATCGGGTGGTTAGTGCCTGGAAAGCCCGAGGCGCACCAGTATACATAGACGACGTTCTTAATGGCGCCGAAGGCGAAAATCTGCCTGGCGTGCCCAGCTTGAACGACGATGACAGCGAAACGGATACTTTGTTCGATGAAGCCGTGGCGTTCGTGACAGAAGGCCGCCGGGTATCAATATCGTCGGTTCAACGTAAATTAAAGATTGGCTATAACCGTGCCGCCAACCTGGTCGAGGCAATGGAAGCTTCGGGGGTTGTCAGTTCGGCAGGCCACAACGGCGCGCGGGAAGTATTGGCTCCGCCGCCTCCACGGAACTAG
- a CDS encoding O-succinylhomoserine sulfhydrylase, producing the protein MTFCREESVLIPESDLDGMSGDTLAVRAGQVRTGQLEHSDAIFPTSSFVYASAAQAAARFSGEEPGNIYSRFTNPTVTAFENRIAAMEGGERAVAMASGMAAITSTCMALLKAGDHVVCSRDVFGTVNSLFQKYLSKFGVETTFVKLTDEAGWEAAMRPNTRMLFLETPSNPLCEVADIRKMADLAHAHDALLVVDNCFCTPVLQQPLALGADLVTHSATKYLDGQGRCVGGVVVGPHALLEEIFVFLRATGPTMSPFNAWVFMKGLETLPIRMRAHCDNALELAQWLQQQGAVETVFYTGLPQHPHYELAKRQQKAFGGVLSFRVKGGREEAWRFIDATRMVSITANLGDVKTTITHPATTTHGRLSPDDKEQAGISENLIRLSVGIEAIDDLKADLDRGFQALQNPGHGNI; encoded by the coding sequence ATGACATTTTGCCGCGAAGAATCGGTTTTGATACCAGAATCAGACCTGGACGGCATGTCTGGCGATACCCTGGCGGTGCGCGCGGGGCAGGTTCGTACCGGCCAGCTGGAACACAGCGACGCTATATTCCCGACGTCCAGCTTCGTTTACGCCAGCGCGGCGCAAGCGGCCGCGCGTTTTTCCGGTGAAGAGCCCGGTAATATTTATTCGCGCTTTACTAACCCCACGGTGACCGCTTTCGAAAACCGCATTGCGGCGATGGAAGGCGGCGAACGGGCAGTGGCAATGGCTTCGGGTATGGCCGCTATTACCAGCACCTGCATGGCGCTGCTGAAGGCGGGTGACCATGTGGTGTGTTCACGGGACGTATTTGGCACGGTGAATTCGCTGTTTCAGAAATACCTGAGCAAATTTGGCGTTGAAACCACCTTTGTAAAATTAACAGACGAAGCCGGCTGGGAAGCGGCGATGCGGCCCAACACCCGGATGTTGTTTCTGGAAACGCCGTCTAACCCGCTGTGCGAAGTGGCAGATATTCGCAAGATGGCCGATTTGGCCCACGCCCACGATGCGCTGTTAGTCGTCGACAACTGTTTTTGCACCCCGGTGCTGCAGCAGCCGCTGGCGTTGGGCGCAGACTTGGTAACCCACTCCGCCACCAAATATCTGGACGGCCAGGGCCGTTGCGTAGGCGGCGTCGTTGTAGGTCCCCACGCGCTGCTGGAAGAAATATTCGTGTTTTTGCGGGCAACAGGCCCAACCATGAGCCCGTTTAACGCATGGGTGTTCATGAAGGGCCTGGAAACCTTACCAATTCGTATGCGAGCCCACTGTGACAATGCGTTAGAGTTGGCCCAATGGCTGCAGCAGCAAGGCGCGGTGGAAACGGTATTTTATACCGGCCTGCCGCAGCATCCTCATTATGAACTGGCCAAACGCCAGCAAAAAGCCTTTGGCGGCGTATTGTCGTTTCGGGTAAAAGGGGGCAGGGAAGAGGCCTGGCGCTTTATTGACGCCACACGCATGGTGTCTATTACCGCCAATCTGGGCGATGTGAAGACCACCATCACCCACCCTGCAACAACGACCCACGGGCGATTGTCACCCGACGATAAAGAGCAGGCAGGTATCAGTGAAAACCTGATTCGCCTGTCGGTAGGCATTGAAGCCATTGACGACTTGAAAGCCGATCTTGACCGGGGTTTTCAGGCCCTTCAGAACCCCGGTCATGGCAACATCTGA
- the purF gene encoding amidophosphoribosyltransferase: protein MCGIIGIVSTSHVNQLLYDALTVLQHRGQDAAGIVTFEDERFYLRKDNGLVRDVFHTRHMHRLVGNVGIGHVRYPTAGSASSAEAQPFYVNSPYGITLAHNGNLTNSDELSTDLFRTDLRHINTNSDSEVLLNVFAHELQKLGKLHPTKDDIFAAVRSVHERCRGAYAVIAMVTGYGIVGFRDPNGIRPICYGVRLASDGRKEYMIASESVALGASGFTLVRDIAPGEAVYIETDGTFHSEQCAKQPKLYPCIFEHVYFARPDSIMDKVSVYKARLRMGETLADKVLKDFADHDIDVVMPIPDTSRTSAMQMAHRLGVKFREGFIKNRYIGRTFIMPGQTMRKKSVRQKLNPIDLEFRGKNVMLVDDSIVRGTTCKEIVQMARDAGARKVYFASAAPPVRYPNVYGIDMPSAKELIAHDRTVEEIRELIGADWLLYQNLEDLITSVSDVNNDIDGWECSVFTGEYVTGDIDRAYLDRLDGQRNDATRSGAVTSDTENGSIDMHNDED, encoded by the coding sequence ATGTGTGGCATCATCGGTATCGTCAGCACTTCGCACGTGAATCAGTTGCTTTATGATGCGCTGACCGTTCTTCAGCATCGGGGGCAGGACGCAGCAGGTATTGTGACCTTCGAAGACGAGCGTTTTTACCTGCGCAAAGATAACGGCTTGGTGCGCGATGTTTTTCATACCCGCCATATGCACCGGTTAGTGGGCAACGTCGGTATTGGTCACGTTCGTTACCCTACCGCGGGCAGTGCGAGCTCTGCCGAGGCCCAGCCGTTTTATGTCAACAGTCCTTACGGCATTACTTTGGCCCATAACGGCAACCTGACAAACTCTGACGAGCTCAGTACTGACTTGTTTCGCACTGACCTGCGCCACATCAACACCAATTCAGACTCGGAAGTGTTGTTGAACGTGTTCGCTCACGAGCTCCAAAAACTGGGCAAGTTGCACCCGACCAAAGACGATATTTTTGCCGCCGTGCGTTCTGTACACGAACGCTGCCGTGGTGCCTACGCGGTTATCGCGATGGTTACCGGCTACGGCATCGTCGGTTTCCGCGACCCCAACGGCATTCGCCCGATCTGTTATGGCGTGCGCTTAGCCAGCGACGGCCGCAAGGAATATATGATTGCGTCTGAAAGTGTGGCCCTAGGCGCCTCCGGTTTCACCCTGGTGCGCGACATTGCGCCGGGTGAAGCGGTGTATATTGAAACCGACGGCACCTTTCACAGTGAGCAGTGCGCCAAACAGCCAAAGCTCTATCCGTGTATTTTCGAGCATGTGTACTTCGCTCGTCCGGACTCCATCATGGACAAAGTCTCGGTTTATAAAGCGCGTTTGCGCATGGGCGAAACGCTGGCGGATAAAGTGCTGAAAGATTTCGCCGATCACGATATCGACGTGGTTATGCCGATACCAGACACCAGCCGCACCTCGGCGATGCAGATGGCCCACCGTCTGGGCGTGAAATTCCGCGAAGGCTTTATCAAAAACCGCTACATTGGACGTACATTTATTATGCCCGGCCAGACCATGCGGAAGAAATCGGTACGCCAGAAGCTAAACCCCATTGATCTGGAGTTCCGCGGCAAGAACGTGATGCTGGTCGACGACTCTATTGTACGTGGTACCACCTGCAAGGAAATCGTGCAGATGGCCCGCGATGCCGGCGCTCGCAAAGTGTATTTTGCTTCGGCTGCGCCGCCGGTGCGTTATCCCAACGTATATGGCATTGATATGCCGTCTGCTAAAGAGCTGATTGCTCACGATCGCACTGTGGAAGAAATACGCGAATTGATCGGCGCTGACTGGTTGCTGTATCAGAACCTGGAAGACCTGATTACCTCAGTGAGCGATGTCAATAATGACATCGATGGCTGGGAATGTTCGGTATTTACCGGTGAATACGTAACCGGCGATATTGATCGCGCCTATCTGGATCGCCTGGATGGCCAGCGTAACGATGCAACCCGCTCCGGTGCTGTGACGAGCGATACCGAAAACGGCAGTATAGACATGCATAACGATGAAGACTGA
- a CDS encoding CvpA family protein: protein MDALIWIDWVIIAVITISTLISLRRGFVREALSLVTWVMAFIVARTFHPQMQSLLASTVETPMVRSVAAFAILFIGTLIVGAIINGIIGQLVRATGLSGTDRVLGMGFGLLRGVLVVVVGIALLRYTPVSQDIWWQESLMIDRLSVLEDWSRRTFGDELSGFLTPQSAE from the coding sequence ATGGATGCGTTGATCTGGATTGACTGGGTCATTATTGCGGTTATTACCATATCAACGCTGATCAGCCTGAGGCGCGGCTTTGTTCGCGAAGCGTTGTCGTTGGTTACGTGGGTAATGGCCTTCATTGTTGCTCGCACATTTCACCCCCAGATGCAGTCGCTACTGGCCAGCACCGTGGAAACGCCCATGGTTAGGTCAGTTGCGGCATTCGCGATTCTGTTTATTGGTACGCTTATCGTGGGCGCTATCATTAATGGCATTATCGGGCAGCTGGTAAGGGCCACAGGCTTGTCCGGCACTGACAGGGTTCTAGGTATGGGCTTTGGTCTGTTGCGTGGGGTGCTGGTTGTGGTGGTGGGCATCGCTTTGTTGCGTTACACACCGGTGTCTCAAGACATCTGGTGGCAAGAATCGCTGATGATTGACCGGTTGTCGGTGTTAGAAGACTGGTCCCGCCGTACCTTCGGTGATGAGCTTTCCGGATTCCTTACTCCCCAAAGCGCAGAGTAG
- a CDS encoding SPOR domain-containing protein, with protein sequence MIVDGLKQRIIGALVLISLAVIFVPMIFDEPHSGRNSTSINIPEEPPFPEVSTEPPPQTSMPEYQNVSGPAAADRASGSGDFKLIEEVTPEPATPTTASNTVTLPPVAEVKPAPAQPEPGPQTEEEFSRSLEGAWVVQLGSFGDADNARRLRDSAREKGYSSHLQEFSRGDTRLTRVFSGPFASKSESEAAKAALDKAFSLNSLVTSPD encoded by the coding sequence ATGATTGTGGACGGATTAAAACAGAGGATCATCGGCGCCCTGGTGCTGATTTCACTAGCGGTTATTTTTGTGCCGATGATCTTTGACGAGCCCCATTCCGGGCGCAACTCCACCTCGATAAACATTCCCGAAGAACCGCCATTTCCGGAAGTGAGCACCGAACCACCACCGCAGACCTCCATGCCGGAATATCAGAACGTTTCGGGGCCAGCCGCAGCGGACCGTGCCAGCGGGTCTGGGGACTTTAAGCTGATTGAAGAAGTGACGCCTGAGCCGGCAACGCCGACTACGGCCAGCAACACTGTTACGCTGCCACCGGTGGCCGAGGTTAAGCCGGCACCGGCTCAGCCGGAGCCCGGTCCGCAAACCGAGGAAGAGTTCAGTCGCTCTCTGGAAGGCGCTTGGGTTGTTCAGTTGGGCAGCTTTGGTGATGCTGATAATGCCCGACGTTTGCGTGATAGCGCCCGCGAAAAAGGCTACAGTTCACATCTTCAAGAGTTCAGCCGCGGCGACACCCGGCTGACCCGGGTATTTAGTGGGCCTTTCGCCAGCAAATCCGAATCCGAAGCGGCCAAAGCGGCCCTTGACAAGGCTTTTAGCCTAAACAGTTTGGTTACCAGCCCTGATTAA
- the folC gene encoding bifunctional tetrahydrofolate synthase/dihydrofolate synthase: protein MPQSHNPDQYAPKITAPGADASLGQWLSYLEAIHPVEIELGLDRVMVVLQRLFPAKPKARIITVAGTNGKGSTVAALEALLQEAGRRTAAYTSPHLQVYNERVRLLGEQISDAQMIYGFERVQAARAEVSLSYFEFGTLAAFVAMSEADVDDWILEVGLGGRLDAVNVLDADFVILTSIDIDHASFLGNDRESIGFEKAGVLRRGIPAVYADFDPPRSVLQQALSQEVDLALLGRDYQLVQCSSQPAMVNLELGDEEFRLPDFALPVKSLAAAVVASRTLAPNLGVQQIERAVAGVSVPGRFEQVATSPLVILDVGHNPHAACWLASRLRLLQHPETRIHAVYGALADKDVQGVAKAMDSVVHSWYLAGLVNEAPRGFSAEALNAQFEQCGIESAGHWQSVPEALAEARDQARANDIVIVFGSFFTVAAARNLLYPNAAVTNPGA from the coding sequence ATGCCTCAGTCGCATAATCCGGATCAGTACGCGCCGAAAATAACGGCCCCCGGCGCCGATGCCAGCCTAGGCCAATGGTTGAGCTACCTTGAGGCCATTCACCCAGTTGAAATCGAGCTGGGACTGGACCGAGTGATGGTGGTTTTGCAAAGACTGTTCCCGGCCAAGCCCAAGGCCCGCATTATTACTGTGGCTGGCACCAACGGCAAGGGCAGCACGGTCGCAGCCCTAGAAGCTCTGTTGCAGGAAGCGGGGCGCCGTACGGCAGCCTACACGTCGCCGCATCTTCAGGTGTACAACGAGCGCGTACGTCTGCTGGGCGAGCAGATTTCAGACGCGCAAATGATTTACGGGTTCGAAAGGGTTCAGGCGGCCAGGGCAGAAGTGTCGTTGAGCTATTTTGAATTTGGCACTTTGGCTGCGTTTGTGGCCATGTCCGAAGCTGATGTAGATGACTGGATTCTGGAGGTTGGTCTGGGTGGTCGTCTGGATGCTGTAAACGTGTTAGACGCGGATTTTGTGATCCTTACGTCGATTGACATCGATCATGCGAGCTTTTTGGGTAACGATCGTGAGTCAATCGGCTTTGAAAAAGCCGGAGTTTTGCGACGGGGTATCCCTGCGGTTTACGCCGATTTTGATCCTCCGCGTTCGGTATTGCAGCAAGCTTTATCGCAGGAGGTAGACCTGGCGTTGCTGGGCCGTGATTATCAGTTGGTGCAGTGTTCAAGCCAGCCGGCGATGGTGAATCTGGAGTTGGGAGACGAAGAGTTTCGCCTGCCAGATTTTGCCCTGCCGGTAAAAAGTCTGGCTGCAGCGGTTGTCGCATCGCGCACCCTGGCGCCCAATCTGGGTGTTCAACAAATCGAGCGAGCCGTGGCTGGAGTGTCTGTGCCCGGGCGTTTTGAACAGGTAGCCACGTCGCCGCTGGTGATTCTGGATGTGGGGCATAACCCTCATGCGGCTTGCTGGCTGGCGAGTCGGTTGCGCCTGCTACAACACCCGGAAACCCGCATTCATGCGGTCTACGGTGCGCTTGCGGATAAAGACGTGCAAGGCGTTGCCAAAGCGATGGACAGCGTGGTTCACAGCTGGTATCTGGCCGGCTTGGTGAATGAAGCTCCCCGCGGCTTTAGCGCCGAGGCTCTGAATGCGCAGTTCGAGCAGTGCGGTATTGAGTCTGCAGGTCACTGGCAATCGGTGCCGGAGGCCCTGGCTGAAGCCCGCGACCAAGCCCGTGCTAACGACATCGTGATTGTGTTTGGTTCGTTCTTTACTGTGGCGGCGGCCCGCAACCTTTTGTATCCAAACGCCGCCGTTACCAACCCGGGAGCATGA
- the accD gene encoding acetyl-CoA carboxylase, carboxyltransferase subunit beta: MSSWLDKIMPSKIRSESKTRTGVPEGLWKKCPKCGAFLYKPELEKNLDVCLKCNHHLRVGARRRLDIFLDADGREDIGADLEPWDRLKFKDTKRYKDRLTQAQKATGEKDALLAMKGTTMGLPLVACAFEFNFLGGSMGQTVGEKFVRAANVALEERIPLVCFAASGGARMQEAILSLMQMCKTAAVLERMKQHGVPYVSVMTDPVFGGVSASLAMLGDLNIAEPNALIGFAGPRVIEQTVREKLPEGFQRSEFLLEHGAIDMILHRHQMRERIAHLLAKFGNLEKPETEAPIEIEVTEKPDEDASVA, from the coding sequence ATGAGTAGTTGGTTAGATAAAATAATGCCGAGCAAGATCCGCTCGGAATCCAAGACGAGGACCGGTGTTCCGGAAGGTTTGTGGAAAAAGTGCCCGAAATGTGGTGCTTTTTTGTACAAGCCCGAGTTGGAAAAAAACCTGGACGTGTGCCTGAAGTGTAATCATCACTTGCGAGTGGGTGCCCGCCGCCGTCTTGATATTTTTCTGGATGCAGACGGCCGTGAAGACATTGGCGCAGATCTGGAACCTTGGGACCGCCTCAAGTTCAAAGACACCAAGCGTTATAAAGACCGCTTGACGCAAGCCCAGAAAGCGACGGGCGAAAAAGATGCCTTGTTGGCCATGAAGGGCACTACCATGGGGCTTCCACTGGTGGCTTGCGCCTTCGAGTTCAATTTCCTGGGTGGCTCTATGGGCCAGACGGTTGGGGAAAAATTTGTACGGGCGGCCAATGTGGCGCTGGAAGAGCGTATTCCTCTGGTGTGCTTCGCTGCCAGCGGCGGCGCGCGTATGCAGGAGGCCATTCTCTCATTGATGCAGATGTGCAAAACCGCCGCTGTTCTTGAGCGTATGAAGCAACACGGCGTGCCGTATGTTTCGGTAATGACCGACCCGGTATTCGGCGGCGTGTCGGCCAGCCTGGCGATGTTGGGCGACCTGAACATCGCTGAACCTAACGCACTGATCGGCTTTGCCGGGCCGCGGGTGATTGAGCAGACCGTGCGTGAAAAGTTGCCCGAAGGATTCCAGCGCAGCGAGTTTTTGTTAGAGCATGGCGCTATCGATATGATTCTGCACCGTCACCAGATGCGAGAACGAATTGCACACCTGTTGGCAAAATTCGGCAATTTGGAAAAACCTGAAACCGAAGCACCCATTGAAATTGAAGTGACTGAAAAGCCGGACGAAGATGCCTCAGTCGCATAA
- a CDS encoding phosphoribosylanthranilate isomerase — protein sequence MASRVKICGLTRPEDIDAAVAAGADAIGLVFYDPSPRAVSIDLARQLAAQIPAFVSVTGLFVNPQADFVRQVSQQVALDLLQFHGDETAAFCEQFQRRWIKAIRVRQQGQIEQAFEKYKKSAGLLVDAWHPEQYGGTGHGFNWSLIPEQRPLPLILAGGLQPDNVAAAVHQVRPWAVDVSGGVEIGKGIKCAKKMADFVAATRSAGSW from the coding sequence GTGGCTAGCCGTGTAAAGATCTGTGGTCTGACCCGTCCAGAGGATATCGACGCTGCAGTGGCCGCTGGCGCTGACGCAATTGGCCTGGTGTTTTATGACCCAAGCCCGCGGGCTGTCAGTATTGATTTAGCGCGGCAACTGGCAGCGCAGATACCGGCGTTTGTGAGCGTAACGGGATTGTTTGTGAATCCGCAGGCGGATTTTGTAAGGCAGGTGTCGCAGCAGGTGGCTCTGGACTTGTTGCAGTTCCACGGTGACGAAACGGCTGCTTTCTGTGAGCAGTTTCAGCGCCGCTGGATTAAAGCCATACGGGTACGGCAGCAAGGGCAGATTGAACAGGCCTTTGAGAAGTACAAAAAATCAGCTGGTTTGCTCGTTGATGCCTGGCATCCTGAGCAATACGGGGGCACCGGCCACGGATTTAACTGGTCACTGATTCCTGAACAACGGCCGTTGCCACTGATATTGGCCGGTGGCTTGCAACCTGATAACGTTGCTGCAGCCGTGCATCAGGTACGCCCTTGGGCGGTGGACGTCAGTGGCGGCGTGGAAATCGGCAAAGGCATCAAATGCGCCAAAAAGATGGCAGACTTTGTGGCCGCGACCAGAAGTGCTGGGTCTTGGTAG
- the truA gene encoding tRNA pseudouridine(38-40) synthase TruA, whose translation MFLEPQALTADTPIGNGRVALVLEYDGREFHGWQQQKSGIRAVQQQLAKAASKVADHDVELVCAGRTDAGVHASYQLVHFDTPSLRTMRSWVMGINTASPFDISVRWAGQCQGDFHARFSAVYRRYRYIIYNNPVRPSIQRGQVSWNFQPLNAENMHQAAQALVGEHDFSAFRAAGCQSHSPIRFLQNISVRRKGDYLVIDVQANAFLHHMVRNIAGALMAVGCQEQTPDWIGQVLATKDRRQAGVTAPPDGLYLVDVGYPVEFGIPQPSCGPAFAEPWFSAEQNRPVPATHIHCKQRPSNCG comes from the coding sequence TTGTTTCTTGAACCCCAGGCGCTTACAGCGGATACACCCATTGGCAACGGCCGTGTGGCATTGGTCTTGGAATACGATGGCCGCGAATTCCACGGCTGGCAGCAACAAAAATCCGGCATTCGCGCTGTGCAGCAACAGTTGGCAAAAGCCGCCAGTAAAGTCGCCGATCACGATGTGGAACTGGTGTGTGCGGGCCGCACCGATGCCGGTGTTCATGCCAGTTACCAGCTGGTTCATTTTGATACGCCGTCACTGCGCACGATGCGTTCTTGGGTGATGGGTATTAATACTGCTTCGCCTTTTGATATTTCCGTGCGCTGGGCTGGCCAGTGCCAGGGAGACTTTCATGCCCGGTTTTCCGCGGTTTACCGTCGCTATCGCTACATTATCTACAACAACCCGGTGCGCCCAAGTATTCAACGCGGCCAGGTTAGCTGGAACTTTCAGCCTTTAAATGCCGAAAACATGCATCAGGCGGCCCAGGCGCTGGTTGGCGAACACGATTTTAGTGCTTTTCGTGCTGCTGGCTGTCAGTCTCATAGCCCAATTCGATTTTTGCAGAACATCAGCGTAAGACGCAAAGGCGATTATCTGGTGATTGACGTTCAGGCCAATGCGTTCTTGCATCACATGGTGCGCAATATCGCCGGGGCCTTGATGGCCGTAGGTTGCCAAGAGCAGACGCCGGATTGGATTGGCCAAGTTCTGGCGACGAAGGATCGCAGGCAAGCTGGCGTGACCGCACCGCCTGATGGTTTGTACCTGGTAGACGTGGGTTACCCCGTCGAATTTGGAATACCCCAGCCCAGCTGTGGTCCGGCGTTTGCTGAACCATGGTTTAGCGCGGAGCAGAATCGGCCGGTACCGGCCACCCATATTCACTGTAAACAGAGGCCTTCCAACTGTGGCTAG